From one Doryrhamphus excisus isolate RoL2022-K1 chromosome 9, RoL_Dexc_1.0, whole genome shotgun sequence genomic stretch:
- the cobll1b gene encoding cordon-bleu protein-like 1b isoform X5: MDHKDALIHKELSLVVVLPDGVEKMTTVHGSKPLMDLLVTLCARYHLNPSSHTLELMTAGRHNIKLKPSALIGSLDAEKILLKAKGDEKNKKSGPHVPEATVRMVINYKKSQKAILRVNPQVPLTELLAAICEKCEFAEESTVLLRDARSPAPLDLSCSLNDYAIRELYARDTRGAASPGVPTPQTHAAAVPPGKDKHQKEKENKGLFSKFRKSKKTPEQATTVSAPASPVLVTKPRPLSMALPSTASPPLGSPTSPVGEAPKKRRAPLPPVRVSQSCRADPRQRLYSEPNPLPDSEQVSGLSRGSSAESSLKRTKRKAPPPPTPQTLPPQENTQADVAEVEALQEIMEETSGAGIQREGPEVGLGEDQLGDLSSDGKYELFMHAQDDVGALPLHTRVTAPDGTQSSHLAENVECQVGGEHHESKCEDVASVEEECDDARSDLPESARDAGASVEETRSTSRQEMEMICTISRPAGEDAEVQTDFTPVPQELPEVLPSTEETQTSASEISSCLPASPEAGVKAEPKPKASNEVTRDYLPKVGMTTYTVVPPKTNEKLRYFEVALTLESPPPYAAQEGQGRHPHAPRDQSLSSTPASQDTVHGRPHESSSSPPAGSPGEPQATRTPPATKPKPKTASFRTSKHKIPGYYVTSAAEKSPGTGPASIQVHNAALPPAPPPQQKEGADQQAGPESDMGVARESRPPSRESGFGLSLEKLRSFAAPRPYSPKTPSRFAQAVSSAVKRSHSLSHGPRSPTGPPLIPCPSTPPPPPLHSLIHKDALFSTKEAGGVPGGTDGTPAEMAVESHL; the protein is encoded by the exons ATGGACCACAAGGACGCTCTCATCCATAAAGAACTGTCTCTGGTTGTGGTTTTGCCGGACGGCGTGGAAAAGATGACCACAGTTCACGgcag CAAACCTCTCATGGACCTGCTGGTCACGCTCTGCGCCAGGTATCACCTCAACCCGTCCAGTCACACGCTGGAACTGATGACGGCCGGCCGGCACAACATCAAGCTCAAGCCCAGCGCTCTCATCGGGAGCTTGGATGCCGAGAAGATCTTGCTCAAAGCCAAAGGGGatgagaagaacaagaagagcGGTCCTCATGTGCCAGAG GCCACAGTCCGGATGGTCATCAACTACAAGAAGAGCCAGAAAGCCATCCTCAGGGTGAACCCCCAAGTCCCCCTGACGGAGCTTCTGGCGGCAATCTGTGAGAAATGTGAATTTGCAGAGGAGAGCACCGTCCTGCTGAGAGACGCCCGCTCCCCGGCCCCCTTGGACCTGTCCTGTTCCCTCAACGATTACGCAATCAGGGAGCTTTACGCAAGAGACACCAGAG GCGCCGCTTCTCCTGGCGTTCCGACCCCCCAAACCCACGCCGCAGCAGTTCCGCCTGGAAAAGACAAGCATcagaaagagaaggaaaacaaaggCCTCTTCAGCAAGTTTcgaaaaagcaagaaaacacCCGAGCAG GCCACCACAGTCAGCGCCCCCGCTTCCCCGGTGCTGGTGACCAAGCCTCGACCACTCAGCATGGCCTTGCCCAGCACCGCCTCCCCTCCGCTCGGGTCCCCGACCTCGCCCGTCGGCGAGGCGCCCAAGAAGAGACGGGCGCCCCTGCCGCCCGTTCGCGTGTCCCAGAGCTGCCGCGCCGACCCCCGCCAGAGGCTCTACTCGGAACCCAACCCCTTGCCGGACTCTGAACAG GTGTCGGGTTTGAGCCGTGGATCCTCCGCGGAGTCGTCCCTGAAGAGAACCAAACGGAAAGCTCCTCCTCCACCGACACCACAAACGCTTCCTCCTCAAGAAAACACTCAAG CAGACGTTGCGGAGGTGGAAGCGCTGCAGGAGATCATGGAGGAAACATCAGGCGCTGGCATCCAGAGGGAAGGTCCAGAAGTCGGCCTCGGGGAAGATCAGCTCGGTGATCTGTCCTCAGATGGCAAGTACGAACTCTTCAT GCACGCTCAGGACGATGTTGGCGCTTTGCCGCTTCACACGCGGGTGACCGCACCGGATGGCACGCAATCATCTCACCTGGCAG AGAATGTGGAGTGTCAAGTCGGAGGTGAACATCATGAGTCCAAGTGTGAAGATGTTGCCAGTGTGGAAGAGGAGTGTGACGATGCAAGGAGTGACCTTCCAGAGTCCGCTCGGGATGCAGGAGCATCTGTTGAGGAAACGAGGAGCACCTCCAGGCAGGAGATGGAGATGATCTGCACAATATCACGCCCTGCCGGTGAGGACGCAGAGGTTCAAACGGATTTCACGCCGGTTCCTCAAGAACTCCCTGAAGTTCTGCCTTCCACGGAGGAGACACAAACGTCAGCCTCCGAGATTTCCTCATGCCTTCCTGCGTCTCCAGAAGCCGGCGTGAAGGCGGAGCCAAAGCCCAAAGCATCCAACGAGGTGACGAGGGACTACCTTCCCAAGGTGGGGATGACCACCTACACCGTGGTGCCTCCCAAAACCAACGAGAAGCTGAGATACTTTGAAGTTGCACTGACACTGGAGTCGCCACCCCCCTATGCAGCACAAGAAGGGCAGGGGCGGCACCCCCACGCACCCAGGGACCAATCACTGAGCAGCACCCCCGCCAGCCAAGACACTGTCCATGGACGTCCGCATGAATCCTCCAGCTCACCTCCGGCAGGTTCACCAGGAGAGCCCCAGGCCACCAGAACCCCGCCCGCgaccaaacccaaacccaaaaccGCTTCCTTCCGCACATCCAAGCACAAGATTCCCGGGTACTACGTAACCTCAGCCGCTGAGAAGAGTCCGGGTACCGGTCCCGCTTCCATCCAAGTCCATAACGCAGCGTTACCTCCTGCACCTCCACCACAGCAGAAGGAGGGTGCCGATCAGCAGGCCGGCCCTGAAAGTGACATGGGGGTGGCGAGGGAGAGCCGCCCCCCATCAAGGGAGTCCGGCTTCGGGTTAAGCTTGGAAAAGCTGCGGAGCTTTGCCGCCCCCAGGCCTTACTCTCCCAAAACGCCGTCCCGCTTCGCCCAGGCCGTGTCCTCCGCCGTCAAACGCAGCCACTCTTTGTCCCACGGCCCCAGATCACCCACCGGCCCCCCCCTCATACCCTGCCCCTCcactccccctccccctcccctccattcactcattcacaaAGATGCTCTCTTCAGTACCAAG gAGGCGGGGGGCGTACCGGGAGGGACGGACGGCACGCCGGCTGAGATGGCGGTGGAGAGTCACCTGTAG